From a region of the Paenibacillus lutimineralis genome:
- a CDS encoding S41 family peptidase: MSVIGTIDSVKWLTVYELVMCIISLFVLTVYAVPIKKYSRWFDFLPSVGVLAAIASILSGDMTLLALIIESLTLIVFLCTIRRLFKPKVWTAPKKKAFRIVRSVICVCGVVPIVFALANAGVLRYNPVSDFSGMSYSKAFVAMNERLSREYPFGEWKKIDWNERRSKYEPIFKQAEKDKDFDLYYKTLREYLSSLRDGHIKIVNDNVYDGNTVFKKEVGGGFGLSTIQLDNGKVFVSLVLENSPAAKSGIKLGAEIVAWDGKTGKEAFDQTTWSENNMATDEVKRFNQGRYMVRAPIGKEILVEFRNWGESEPTRTKLMAYDDQFETLKKTKIKLTQADLDASPIEGEILANGYGYVKIKHFLPNSNVTSPEKSLADLLKMFQDRHAKGLIIDLRNNPGGEDQLAANLAGFFVKEMKHYEYVSYYNRYTGKFELNRNEVVKVKPAKPNFDGTVAILINSSTGSSGEGMPLVLKGVPNVKIVGFTSTAGSFGLMSSPIEIKMPEGYVIQFPDGRSLNQNKKVQGDADQTAVGGAVPDIKIPLNEETFKASMMDGQDVELQYAIEAMKK; the protein is encoded by the coding sequence ATGAGCGTTATTGGCACGATCGATTCGGTAAAATGGCTGACGGTTTATGAGTTGGTTATGTGCATCATCAGTTTATTCGTATTGACGGTTTACGCGGTACCTATCAAGAAATATTCCAGATGGTTTGATTTTTTACCCAGTGTGGGTGTGCTCGCAGCCATTGCAAGTATCCTGTCCGGGGATATGACCCTTTTGGCTCTGATCATCGAGTCGCTGACGCTAATCGTGTTTTTATGCACAATAAGGAGACTATTTAAGCCTAAAGTCTGGACGGCTCCAAAGAAGAAAGCATTCAGGATCGTTAGGAGCGTAATCTGCGTATGCGGAGTTGTCCCCATTGTGTTTGCGTTAGCAAACGCGGGAGTATTACGGTACAACCCGGTTAGCGATTTTAGCGGCATGAGCTACTCTAAGGCGTTCGTGGCCATGAATGAAAGATTGTCGCGGGAATATCCGTTCGGGGAATGGAAGAAGATCGACTGGAATGAGCGCCGAAGCAAGTACGAGCCAATCTTCAAACAGGCCGAGAAAGACAAAGACTTCGATTTGTATTATAAAACGCTAAGAGAATATCTGTCTTCTCTCCGGGATGGACATATCAAAATCGTAAACGATAATGTGTACGATGGAAATACGGTGTTCAAAAAGGAAGTTGGCGGCGGCTTTGGACTAAGCACCATTCAATTGGATAACGGCAAAGTTTTCGTAAGTCTGGTTTTGGAGAACAGCCCAGCGGCCAAGAGTGGGATAAAGCTAGGTGCGGAAATCGTCGCATGGGACGGAAAAACGGGGAAGGAAGCGTTCGACCAGACGACGTGGAGCGAGAACAACATGGCTACGGATGAGGTGAAGAGGTTCAATCAGGGGCGATATATGGTGCGTGCGCCCATTGGCAAGGAAATACTGGTCGAATTTCGCAATTGGGGGGAGTCCGAGCCTACTCGTACGAAGCTGATGGCTTATGACGATCAATTCGAGACGTTGAAGAAGACGAAAATCAAACTCACCCAAGCCGATCTGGATGCTTCCCCCATTGAAGGAGAAATTCTTGCCAACGGCTATGGATATGTGAAAATTAAGCATTTTCTCCCCAACTCAAACGTCACCTCACCCGAAAAAAGCCTGGCGGACCTATTGAAAATGTTCCAGGACAGGCATGCCAAAGGCTTGATCATCGATCTGCGGAACAATCCCGGCGGGGAAGATCAGCTTGCCGCCAATCTGGCCGGTTTCTTCGTCAAGGAGATGAAACACTACGAATATGTCAGTTATTACAACAGATACACAGGAAAGTTTGAACTGAACCGGAATGAAGTCGTCAAGGTCAAGCCTGCAAAGCCTAATTTCGACGGGACGGTGGCCATCTTGATCAACAGCAGTACCGGAAGCTCTGGAGAAGGGATGCCTCTTGTTCTAAAAGGCGTACCCAATGTCAAAATCGTAGGGTTCACCTCAACGGCCGGTTCGTTCGGACTTATGAGCAGCCCGATCGAGATCAAGATGCCGGAAGGCTACGTCATCCAGTTCCCTGATGGAAGGTCGCTCAATCAGAACAAGAAGGTCCAGGGGGACGCCGACCAAACCGCAGTGGGGGGCGCGGTTCCCGATATCAAAATCCCCCTAAATGAAGAAACGTTCAAAGCAAGCATGATGGACGGGCAAGACGTCGAGTTGCAGTATGCGATCGAAGCGATGAAGAAATAA
- a CDS encoding DUF4291 domain-containing protein, giving the protein MEYIKEVFAQYDRQCIRVYQAYNPVIAKEAVALQTFGESFNINRMTWIKPSFLWMMYRSNWGTKKNQECILALDVHMEKFNELLRKAVLTSPDSMIYKGSTQWEKAFEETTVYCQWDPDRNVNGNSINRAAIQIGLKGITLKEFLADGIYRIEDLTPLVKKWNIQRKQGKLNSKNLPVERIYPIKDNEIRKRLDM; this is encoded by the coding sequence ATGGAATATATAAAAGAGGTATTTGCACAATATGATAGACAATGTATTCGGGTTTATCAGGCGTATAATCCAGTAATAGCAAAAGAAGCAGTTGCCTTACAGACTTTCGGCGAAAGCTTCAATATTAATCGCATGACATGGATAAAACCATCCTTTTTGTGGATGATGTATCGGTCTAATTGGGGGACAAAGAAAAATCAGGAATGTATTTTGGCTCTGGATGTACATATGGAAAAATTTAATGAATTGTTGAGGAAAGCGGTGCTAACCTCACCAGACTCAATGATATACAAAGGTTCAACTCAATGGGAAAAGGCATTTGAGGAAACAACAGTTTATTGCCAGTGGGATCCCGATAGAAATGTGAACGGCAATTCCATAAATCGTGCAGCCATTCAAATCGGTCTAAAAGGAATCACCTTAAAAGAATTTCTCGCCGATGGAATTTACCGCATTGAGGATTTGACACCGCTTGTGAAGAAATGGAATATACAGCGAAAGCAGGGGAAACTAAATTCCAAGAATCTACCAGTAGAAAGAATTTACCCTATTAAAGACAACGAAATTAGAAAAAGGCTGGATATGTGA
- a CDS encoding helix-turn-helix domain-containing protein, whose amino-acid sequence MSDLMKMVGEGIRHFRKQRGLSQEELASKAEIHETYIGKLERSEKVCSVVVLSKITNALDLSMVEFFSYIQPVSGEGSESILSEIVDRLRGKSVNEQKRVLKVIDAMLDEQLN is encoded by the coding sequence GTGAGTGACTTGATGAAGATGGTTGGGGAAGGCATTCGGCACTTCCGAAAACAACGTGGACTTAGCCAAGAGGAGCTTGCAAGTAAAGCTGAGATACACGAGACTTATATTGGTAAGCTGGAGCGTTCAGAAAAAGTATGTTCTGTCGTGGTACTATCTAAAATTACAAACGCGCTCGACCTCTCGATGGTAGAGTTCTTTAGTTATATCCAACCTGTGAGCGGAGAGGGAAGCGAGTCTATACTCTCAGAAATCGTGGATAGGCTTCGAGGCAAGAGTGTTAATGAGCAGAAAAGGGTATTGAAAGTAATCGACGCTATGCTGGATGAGCAGTTGAATTAA
- a CDS encoding helix-turn-helix transcriptional regulator: MSKYHFHRLFRKYSDETAKQFVTRIKVERSGIFLTVRNDLSITDIALQYGYNDASTFNKAFKKYIGMSPLEYRKARNDKK, translated from the coding sequence ATGTCTAAATATCATTTCCATCGTTTATTTAGAAAATACAGTGACGAGACGGCGAAACAGTTTGTTACTAGAATAAAAGTGGAGCGATCAGGGATATTCCTCACAGTCCGCAATGATTTGAGCATCACAGATATTGCTCTCCAATATGGCTACAATGATGCGAGTACCTTCAACAAAGCTTTTAAGAAGTATATAGGAATGTCTCCTTTAGAATACAGGAAAGCAAGAAACGACAAGAAATAG
- a CDS encoding AraC family transcriptional regulator, with the protein MEKPTITVENIEMKVIYVRFKGNYVEYRKNSRKMFNELFKFAKKYDLIKDNVTKVMTIYHDNPFVTDSENLRTSLAMTVPSDTAIEEEGQIGTMTFGGKYAVLHYDLTLGEYEEAWKYAYSDWLLNKGEYTPRDSFPFELYVTEPPKDFKAKSKTDIYVPIE; encoded by the coding sequence ATGGAAAAACCAACGATTACAGTAGAAAATATTGAAATGAAAGTCATCTATGTACGCTTCAAGGGAAATTATGTTGAGTATAGAAAAAATAGTCGTAAGATGTTCAATGAACTTTTCAAGTTCGCAAAAAAATATGATCTAATCAAAGATAATGTCACAAAGGTAATGACTATATACCATGACAATCCTTTCGTAACTGATTCAGAAAATTTACGAACTAGTTTAGCAATGACGGTTCCATCAGATACTGCAATTGAAGAAGAAGGACAAATCGGTACGATGACTTTTGGCGGAAAATACGCAGTATTACATTATGATTTAACGCTGGGTGAGTATGAAGAAGCTTGGAAATATGCTTATTCTGATTGGTTACTTAATAAAGGCGAATACACACCGAGAGATTCATTCCCCTTTGAATTATACGTTACTGAGCCACCAAAAGACTTCAAAGCCAAGAGCAAGACAGATATTTATGTTCCGATTGAGTAA